In Phormidium ambiguum IAM M-71, one genomic interval encodes:
- the gltB gene encoding glutamate synthase large subunit yields the protein MNSNTVPVNQGLYDPQFEHDACGVGFIVHQKGQKSHEIVEQGLTILLNLDHRGACGCEANTGDGAGILMQVPHKFLQKVTTAIGITLPEPGQYGVGMVYCSPDPAVRQKAQEIFAAIVAEEGQKVLGWRDVPTDNSSLGDTAKSSEPFMCQVFIQRSANLVDDWAFERKLYVIRKRTHIAIRASHIDPMWYPSSLSSRTIVYKGMLMPVQVGQYYPDLQDPDMESALALVHSRFSTNTFPSWERAHPYRYIAHNGEINTLRGNINWMHARQSLFESELFGDDIKKIKPVINIDGSDSLIFDNALELMVLAGRSLPHAVMMMIPEPWTAHESMSPEKKAFYKYHSCLMEPWDGPASIAFTDGTMMGAVLDRNGLRPSRYYVTKDDLVIMASEAGVLPIEPERVALKGRLEPGRMFLVNMEEGRIIADEEIKNTIVNQHPYAEWIKDNMVELANLGQGDKGTRGQGDKEILPVTSNYSLTQRQTAFGYTFEELRLLLTPMARDGVEAVGAMGADTPLAVLSDRPKILYDYFKQLFAQVTNPPIDSIREEIITSAETTIGAERNLLNPVPESCHLIELKSPILSDEDLAKLKYINEGGFKSITLPILFDPKAGVKGLESAMEEIFQKANAAIADGVSIIILSDRDIDKDNAPIPALLAVSGLHHHLIREGTRTRVGLVLESGEPREVHHYATLIGYGCGAINPYLAFETIADMINEGLILNVDYKTACKNYIKSATKGVIKVASKIGISTIQSYRGAQIFEAIGLNKAVIDKYFTWTASRIEGADLEVIAQEAILRHSHAFPDREVNGHTLDVGGEYQWRKEGEAHLFSPETIHTLQKAVRTGNYETFKQYAKLVNEQGKKHFTLRGLLEFKERQPVPIDEVEPIEAIMKRFKTGAMSYGSISKEAHESLAIAMNRIGGKSNTGEGGEDPERYTWTNEQGDSKNSAIKQVASGRFGVTSLYLSQARELQIKMAQGAKPGEGGQLPGRKVYPWIAKVRHSTPGVGLISPPPHHDIYSIEDLAELIHDLKNANREARVSVKLVSEVGVGTIAAGVAKAHADVVLISGYDGGTGASPQTSIKHAGLPWELGLAETHQTLVLNNLRSRIAVETDGQMKTGRDVVIAALLGAEEFGFATAPLVTLGCIMMRVCHLNTCPAGIATQNPQLRQAFIGDPEHTVNFMKFIATEVRELMAQLGFRTLSEMVGRTDVLEPKKAVEHWKAKNIDLSKILYQPEVGPEVGRYCQIPQDHGLDKSLDITVLLDLCKSAIEKGEKVKATLPIKNINRVVGTILGNEITKRHWEGLPEDTVHLHFQGSAGQSFGAFVPKGVTLELEGDANDYLGKGLSGGKIIVYPPKGSSFVPEENIIIGNVAFYGATGGEAYINGIAGERFCVRNSGVNTVVEAVGDHGCEYMTGGKVVVLGKTGRNFAAGMSGGVAYILDETGDFATRCNTQMADIEPLDEEDIETIHEMIQKHREYTGSQKAAKVLDKWEEMVSKFVKVMPRDYKRVLECLKRAFESGLSGDEALAAAFEENARDVSRIGGS from the coding sequence ATGAACAGTAACACAGTACCAGTAAATCAAGGCTTATACGATCCCCAATTTGAACATGATGCTTGCGGTGTAGGATTCATAGTTCATCAGAAAGGTCAAAAATCTCATGAAATCGTCGAACAAGGATTAACAATTCTCTTAAACTTAGATCATCGTGGCGCTTGCGGTTGCGAAGCGAACACCGGAGACGGCGCAGGGATTTTAATGCAAGTACCGCATAAGTTTTTGCAAAAAGTCACCACTGCGATCGGAATTACCCTGCCAGAACCTGGACAATATGGTGTAGGCATGGTTTATTGTTCTCCAGACCCAGCGGTTCGACAAAAAGCCCAAGAAATTTTTGCCGCTATTGTCGCGGAAGAAGGACAAAAAGTACTTGGTTGGCGCGACGTACCTACAGATAACTCCTCGCTGGGTGACACAGCAAAATCCAGCGAACCCTTTATGTGCCAGGTTTTCATTCAACGTTCCGCAAATCTCGTTGATGATTGGGCATTTGAGAGAAAACTTTATGTGATTCGCAAACGTACACATATAGCCATTCGTGCGTCTCACATCGATCCAATGTGGTATCCCAGTAGTTTATCTTCTCGGACGATCGTCTACAAGGGAATGTTAATGCCCGTGCAAGTAGGACAATATTACCCCGATTTGCAAGATCCTGACATGGAAAGCGCATTGGCGTTAGTTCACTCGCGCTTCAGTACCAACACTTTCCCCAGTTGGGAAAGAGCACACCCCTATCGCTACATCGCCCACAATGGCGAAATCAACACATTGCGGGGTAACATTAACTGGATGCACGCTAGACAATCTTTGTTTGAGTCGGAATTGTTTGGCGATGACATTAAGAAGATCAAGCCAGTTATTAATATAGATGGAAGTGACTCGCTGATTTTTGATAACGCCTTAGAATTAATGGTTTTGGCGGGACGTTCCTTACCTCATGCGGTAATGATGATGATACCCGAACCTTGGACGGCGCATGAATCAATGAGTCCAGAGAAAAAGGCGTTTTACAAATATCATTCTTGTTTGATGGAACCTTGGGACGGCCCTGCTTCGATCGCCTTCACCGATGGTACGATGATGGGAGCAGTTCTCGATCGCAACGGTTTGCGTCCTTCTCGTTACTATGTCACCAAAGACGACTTAGTAATTATGGCATCAGAAGCCGGAGTATTACCCATTGAACCAGAAAGGGTAGCTTTGAAAGGTCGCTTAGAACCGGGAAGAATGTTCCTCGTCAATATGGAAGAAGGAAGAATCATCGCCGACGAGGAAATCAAAAATACGATCGTCAACCAACATCCTTACGCCGAATGGATTAAGGATAATATGGTAGAACTGGCGAATCTAGGACAAGGGGACAAGGGGACAAGGGGACAAGGGGACAAGGAGATTTTACCAGTCACCAGTAACTATTCCCTAACCCAACGTCAAACAGCTTTTGGTTACACCTTTGAAGAGTTGCGGTTGCTGTTAACGCCGATGGCGAGAGATGGAGTGGAAGCAGTTGGCGCGATGGGTGCGGATACACCTTTGGCGGTGTTGAGCGATCGACCAAAAATACTCTACGATTACTTTAAGCAATTATTTGCTCAAGTGACAAATCCGCCGATCGATTCTATCAGAGAAGAGATTATCACATCGGCAGAAACTACGATCGGTGCAGAAAGAAATTTACTCAACCCAGTTCCCGAAAGCTGTCATTTGATTGAGTTGAAAAGCCCAATTTTGAGTGATGAAGATTTGGCGAAACTCAAATATATTAATGAAGGTGGATTTAAGTCGATTACTTTGCCAATTTTGTTCGATCCCAAAGCGGGAGTCAAGGGATTGGAAAGTGCGATGGAAGAGATTTTCCAAAAGGCGAATGCTGCGATCGCAGATGGTGTGAGTATAATTATTTTGAGCGATCGAGATATCGACAAAGATAATGCACCAATTCCCGCACTTTTAGCAGTTTCCGGTTTACATCACCACTTGATTCGGGAAGGTACACGCACCAGAGTCGGATTAGTTTTAGAATCAGGTGAACCGAGAGAAGTGCATCATTATGCAACTTTGATTGGTTACGGTTGTGGCGCGATAAATCCATATCTGGCATTTGAGACGATCGCAGATATGATTAACGAAGGACTAATCCTCAACGTTGATTACAAAACCGCTTGTAAGAATTACATCAAATCAGCAACCAAAGGTGTAATTAAAGTCGCTTCCAAGATTGGGATTTCCACCATTCAAAGTTATCGCGGTGCCCAAATATTTGAAGCTATTGGATTGAACAAAGCAGTCATCGACAAATATTTTACTTGGACAGCATCGCGGATTGAAGGCGCAGATTTAGAAGTTATTGCTCAAGAAGCAATTTTACGACATTCTCATGCCTTTCCCGATCGAGAAGTCAACGGACATACCCTAGACGTTGGTGGCGAATATCAATGGCGCAAAGAAGGCGAAGCACACTTATTTAGTCCCGAAACAATTCACACCTTACAAAAAGCAGTTCGTACAGGTAATTACGAAACCTTCAAACAATACGCCAAACTGGTAAACGAACAAGGGAAAAAACATTTCACCTTGCGCGGATTGTTAGAATTCAAAGAACGTCAACCAGTACCTATTGACGAAGTTGAACCGATAGAAGCAATCATGAAACGCTTCAAAACAGGCGCAATGAGTTACGGTTCAATTTCCAAAGAAGCCCATGAAAGTCTCGCCATCGCCATGAACCGGATTGGAGGCAAGTCTAACACAGGAGAAGGCGGAGAAGATCCAGAACGTTACACTTGGACAAACGAACAAGGCGACTCAAAAAATAGCGCAATCAAACAAGTAGCTTCAGGACGTTTCGGCGTAACGAGTTTGTACCTTTCCCAAGCGCGGGAATTACAAATTAAAATGGCGCAAGGGGCGAAACCTGGAGAAGGCGGACAATTACCCGGACGAAAAGTGTATCCTTGGATTGCGAAGGTGCGTCACTCAACCCCCGGAGTAGGTTTAATTTCGCCACCGCCTCACCATGACATTTACTCAATTGAAGATTTAGCCGAACTGATTCACGATTTAAAGAATGCGAATCGGGAAGCGAGGGTTAGTGTAAAATTAGTTTCGGAAGTTGGAGTTGGTACGATCGCAGCAGGTGTAGCCAAAGCCCACGCCGACGTTGTGTTAATCTCCGGTTATGACGGAGGAACAGGCGCATCACCGCAAACCTCCATCAAACACGCAGGTTTACCTTGGGAACTAGGACTCGCTGAAACTCACCAAACCTTAGTCTTAAACAACCTCCGCAGTCGCATCGCCGTAGAAACTGACGGACAAATGAAAACCGGAAGGGACGTAGTAATTGCAGCCTTACTCGGTGCAGAAGAATTCGGTTTTGCAACCGCACCTCTGGTAACACTCGGTTGCATTATGATGCGTGTTTGTCACCTTAACACCTGCCCCGCTGGAATTGCCACCCAAAACCCACAATTACGCCAAGCCTTCATCGGCGACCCCGAACATACGGTAAACTTTATGAAGTTCATCGCCACAGAAGTTCGGGAACTGATGGCGCAACTAGGTTTCCGCACCCTCAGCGAAATGGTTGGACGGACAGATGTTTTAGAACCGAAAAAAGCCGTTGAACATTGGAAAGCCAAAAATATCGACCTTTCCAAGATTTTATATCAACCAGAAGTCGGCCCGGAAGTCGGTCGTTATTGCCAAATCCCTCAAGATCACGGTTTAGACAAATCCCTTGATATAACAGTATTGCTGGATTTGTGTAAAAGTGCGATCGAAAAAGGCGAAAAAGTAAAAGCCACCCTACCCATCAAAAACATCAACCGAGTCGTCGGAACAATCTTAGGAAACGAAATCACCAAACGCCACTGGGAAGGACTTCCAGAAGACACAGTACACCTACATTTTCAAGGAAGTGCAGGACAAAGCTTCGGCGCATTCGTACCCAAAGGCGTAACCTTAGAACTAGAAGGCGACGCAAACGACTACTTAGGAAAAGGCTTAAGCGGTGGAAAAATCATCGTTTATCCCCCCAAAGGTTCGAGTTTCGTTCCCGAAGAAAACATCATCATTGGTAACGTCGCCTTCTACGGCGCAACTGGCGGCGAAGCATACATCAACGGTATAGCTGGCGAACGCTTCTGCGTCCGCAACTCCGGCGTAAACACCGTCGTCGAAGCAGTCGGAGATCACGGTTGCGAATACATGACAGGCGGAAAAGTCGTAGTCTTAGGAAAAACCGGACGCAACTTTGCAGCCGGAATGAGTGGAGGAGTAGCCTACATCCTCGATGAAACAGGCGACTTCGCCACCCGTTGCAACACCCAAATGGCGGACATCGAACCCCTCGACGAAGAAGACATCGAAACCATCCACGAAATGATCCAAAAACACCGCGAGTACACCGGAAGCCAAAAAGCCGCCAAAGTACTTGACAAATGGGAAGAAATGGTATCCAAATTCGTCAAAGTCATGCCCCGCGACTACAAACGAGTCCTCGAATGCTTAAAACGTGCATTTGAATCCGGCTTAAGCGGAGACGAAGCATTAGCCGCAGCCTTTGAAGAAAACGCCCGTGACGTTTCTCGGATAGGCGGAAGCTAA
- a CDS encoding COG3650 family protein, protein MRSVYFYAVLLGLCVNCLGRDSVLAGSSANGIDVNKNPSEENGLIAQRPPQEESFTAVGTEPFWNLTINRNAIVYSAPDFSSTETNIRTYTYPYVAPKPAEGRPIDVVRVYRLNGQPNGTLIIKKVDSCSDGMSDNVYPYAVTLILGDRVLEGCAKRQSAKFIE, encoded by the coding sequence ATGAGAAGTGTATATTTTTATGCTGTTTTATTAGGCTTATGTGTTAATTGTTTGGGCAGAGATTCTGTATTAGCAGGTAGCTCAGCAAATGGCATTGATGTTAACAAAAACCCCTCTGAAGAAAATGGCTTAATTGCTCAACGTCCGCCTCAAGAGGAAAGTTTCACTGCTGTTGGTACAGAACCTTTTTGGAATTTAACCATTAATCGCAATGCCATAGTTTATTCAGCACCAGATTTTTCATCAACGGAAACAAATATCCGAACTTACACCTACCCTTATGTTGCACCAAAACCAGCAGAAGGCCGCCCGATTGATGTGGTCAGAGTTTACCGACTCAATGGACAACCCAATGGTACATTAATTATTAAAAAGGTCGATTCTTGTAGTGATGGAATGTCGGATAATGTTTATCCTTATGCAGTTACTTTAATTTTAGGCGATCGCGTGCTGGAAGGTTGCGCGAAAAGACAATCAGCCAAATTTATTGAGTAA
- a CDS encoding glyoxalase superfamily protein — translation MNNPPYISSISPLIPAGDDLEKAMEFYEQKLGFVTIHKEGNPLRMAIVKRDNAEIFLVKSDYHDLAKEISLRLKVTGIEQLYQELESKHREIIQPNGKLETKPWGPKEFTVIDLAGVCLTFYEFTQ, via the coding sequence ATGAACAATCCTCCTTACATCAGCAGTATCAGTCCACTTATTCCCGCAGGTGATGACTTAGAAAAAGCTATGGAATTTTATGAGCAAAAACTCGGTTTTGTTACCATTCACAAAGAAGGAAATCCCCTGAGAATGGCTATTGTCAAGCGCGACAATGCAGAAATTTTCTTAGTCAAAAGCGATTATCATGATTTAGCCAAAGAAATATCACTGCGGTTAAAAGTCACAGGGATTGAACAGCTTTATCAAGAGTTAGAAAGTAAACATAGGGAAATAATTCAGCCCAACGGTAAACTAGAAACAAAACCTTGGGGACCGAAAGAATTTACGGTGATAGATTTAGCAGGAGTTTGCCTAACTTTTTATGAATTTACTCAATAA